TCGTTTTTGGCTGATTTCAAGATCACTGTAACCGTTTCTTCTTTTGAAGTCGTGGTGTAACTGGTAGAGCAGAGCCTCTTCTTCGACGTCGTCAAAGTGAATTTTCTCAGAAAGGATCAAGGCTCCTCCGGGATTCAGCCCCTGATGGATTTTTTGAAGCAGGCACAGGCGATCTGCCAGGGGAATGAATTGCAACGTGAAGTTGAGGATCACGACGGAAGCGTTTTGGATGGGTGTTTCGCGCAGGTCCTGTTGGTGAAGCAGGATGGGGTTTGAAGGAGGGTTTGTCTGGATTTCCTTCTCGCAACGCTCAAGCATCGGGGCTGAGGTATCAATCGCGTGAACTTCGTAGGGAACATCGCTGCGCGCATTGGCAGCAATGAGACTGCCTGCCCCCAGTGAACAGCCCAGATCATAGATGCGGCTCTGCGGTTGAACCATGCGCGAGGCAATCACTCCGATCATGGCCAGTGTTGTCCGGTAGCCCGGAACGGAACGTGATATCATGTCTTGAAAAACGCGAGCGACTGAATCGTCAAAAGTGAAATTTTCGACCCAGTCGATGGGTTTGGCATAGATATCGTCGCGCATGACAGTGATGGGATGTTGGATGAACAGGTGGGCCAGTTTGCTGCTACAGCAGTATCAGGACTGGGCAGCGATCAGATCCGCATGCGCTGCCATCCAGACATTAAAGTGCAGGGGTTGGTCCGGCCAGGCGTCGAGTTTCACGCTTGCTCCCACGGATTTGGCAAACGCGAGTCCGGCTGCGATGTCCCAAAGCTTGATGCCTGTTTCGTAATAAACATCAAAATATCCGGTTGCGACATAGGTCATGGCAAGAGCTGCGGTTCCGATCATGCGCACTTTTTTGTAGCGCAGCAGGATTTGAATATAGCTGTCCATCGAATCCATATCCCGCTTCATAGAGTGGGGGAATCCGGTTGTGAGACATGCCTTGTCGAGTGAGGTTTCCCAGTTGGGTGTGTGAGGTGTTCCGTTGATAGCGAAGGGAAGTCCCTCTCCGCCCGTGAAAATCTCGTCTCGATTGAAATCATAGACCACTCCAAGCACAGCTTCGCTACCTCGCATCAGCCCGATACTCACGCAGCATTGCGGGTAGGCCCTCAGGTAGTTGTAAGTGCCATCAAGCGGGTCGACGACCCAGTAGTATTGCTCAGAATCCCAGAGGGTGCTGTCACCTCCCTGCTCCTCTCCAATGATCGGGAAAGGACTCGCACTGCCCAGATAATCGCGAATTTTGCGTTCAGACTCCAGGTCAGCCTGAAGTTTCACATCGTGAGCCTCCTCGACGTGAATGGATCGGTAGCCTTTGGCAACCTGCTTCAGGGGTTCAGCGGCGACTTTTGCTGCCTGGATGGCAATTTCGAGATTCGTTCGAGTATCGTGCATTTTCCACATCATTTGAAACAAGGATTGAAGGCTCAATCCCTAAAATCAATGAGATTCCCAGTTCATAAGGTTCATGAGAAAAATCTGAAATATTTGGAATAAAAAAACTCGTAAACTCGAATTCTTTTTATTAATCGTAGGAAAATAATCTAAAACGTTCGAAACACTTGAGCGTTCCTTTGAATTTCAGTCAAGCGGTTGACGAATCGATAAGGAGCAACTGGCGGGCAGTTACCAGTTGCTCCTTTTTTTTGCGAAAAAAAAGCAACCCTAGGGTTGCTTTGGCGAGAGGGTGAAACTCTCTGAAAACTGCGCAGTGGATCGATATCGGGTTACGGGGTATCTTCTGTTGGATCAGAATCCTCGGAATCAGGAACGCTTTACGCTGATGCGTTGGATTTCCTGGTTTTCAACAGGACGATCCCCTCGGCCGGTTGGAGTGGTTTCGATCTTTTTCACCACGTCCATTCCAGAAATGACCTCGCCAAAGATGGTATGGCGCATTTGCAGCCAAGGAGTCGGAGCACAGGTGATGAAGAATTGACTTCCGTTGGTGCAAGGTCCGGCATTGGCCATGGCAAGCAACCCGGCACGGTCAAATTTGCAGTCAACCGTGCATTCGTCCTCGAAGGGTTTCCCCCAGATGGATTTGCCGCCCATACCAGTTCCATCGGGATCTCCTCCCTGGATCATGAACTCCTGAATGACGCGGTGGAAGATCACACCATCATAGTAGCCCTTTTCAGCATGTGTGGTGAAATTTTCACAGGCCTTGGGGGCGACTTCAGGGAACAGGTTGATTTCAATGTCTCCCTGATTGGTGTGCAAAATGACGGATAATTGACTCATGGGCTTTACTTCAACAATCCATATCGGGATTGCAACCTTTGAGCATTGCAAAGCGACTGAAAGCTCAAAATTTCAGCCTGTGGATTTTCATAAAAACATCATTTACAAGGATTCAAAACTTTCCTAGCGTTGAGGTTTCAGCATGCTATGCGTGCATTGCAAATGCTGAGAGCATTGGGGGGCTGTAGCTCAGTTGGAAGAGCGCTTGAATGGCATTCAAGAGGTCGACGGTTCGATCCCGTTCAGCTCCACCATCCTTCGCTCCTGCTGGAGCTTCGGATGGTGTACCCTCGATTCTGTTGAGCTTCCAAATTCGTGGATGAGAATGAGATGCGAAGGATGGTGGAGCCGCTCGAAGCCCGAAGGGCGAAGTGGGGCGTTTGGAAGTCGGATTTACGCGTATGGCTTCGCTCCTGTCGGAGCTTCGGATGGTGTACCCTCGATTCTGTTGAGCTTCCAACTTCGTGGATGAGAATAACACGCGAAGGATGGTGGAGCCGCTCGAAGGGCGAAGTGGGGCGTTTGGAAGCGTTCAGGCTCTGGGCAGCCGGATTGTGAAGGTGGTGCCCACTCCACATTGACTCTCGCAGGAAATCGTGCCCTGCATGGCGTCGACCAGTGCCTTGACGATTGAGAGGCCGATGCCAATGGAGGATTCTCCTGCTGTGGGCTGCGTGGAAATTTTTGCGTGTGGTTCAAAGATTCGCTGCACTTCCTGGTCACTGATTCCGGGACCCTGGTCTGTGACTTTGACCTCAAGATAATCGGATTGATCCTCAAGCTTCAGCAGAATTTCCCTGCCAGCTTCGCTGTATTTGATGCTGTTGCTGATGAGGTTGTTCAACACCTGAATGAAGGTCTCCCGATTTCCTATTGCGAGTGCACTGTCCGCTTCGGTGCAGTTTTGCAGATGCAGCTTTTGCTGTTTCAGCCGGGAGGGCGTGAGATTTTCCCGCAATGCATCACCGCAGGCATCAACGAGGTCGAACGGGGCTATCGAAAGTTGAAGATTCCCAGATTGAATACGCTCGGAGTTCAGTAGGTTGTTGAGGATTTCCATGGCGCGATTGCAGCTGGCTTCGATCATGTCCACCATTTCCATGGTGCCCTCTGACTGACGGATTTCGTCACGCTCGCGCAGCAAGCTGGAGGTGCTGAGCACTCCATGCATGGGGTTGCGCAGGTCATGAGATACGATAGCAATCAGTTGATCTTTTTGGCGATGCAGTTTTTGCAGGTCGTCGTGGTTACGCTTCAGTTCATCGTTGAGTGAATGCAGTAACCGATTTGAGCGGGCCTGGGTTTGATAGCGCAGGATAAGCAGAATGAAGAGAAAAAGTCCGACCAAAATGGTCACAATCAGGTAATAGCGAAGCGTTCGTTCCTGATCCAATTGCGTCTCACTCATGGCACGCTGGAGTTCCTTGTGTTGGAGTTCCAGGGATTGCCGTTCCTGTTCGGACTCAAGATGCTGGATGCGCAACTGCTGTTGTTCTGCATCAAACGAAGCTCTCAGCTCCTGCAGGCGTTCCTGGTTGGATTGACTGACCATCTGCTCGCGTGCGGCACTATGCTGCATCGCGTAGTCGTAGGCTTGTTCGAAGCGCCCTGCTTTTGCAAAATGATCGGCAATATAACCGAGCACCTCGATTTCCTGCAAATGCAAGCCGTTGGAACGAAACTGCTCCAACGCCTGGTCAAAATATGAAAAAGCCTTGTCGAAGTCACCACTCCCTGCATGGGCTTTGCCGAGATTGGCCAGTGCGACTCCAATGGCTGAGGGATCCTGGATCTCCGTGGCGATTTGCATTCCAATTCTTGCGTTTGCAAGTGCCTCCTCCCACTCCTCAAGTCGAATGTTCAAATCACAGAGATTGAGATATACCCCGACTAAGAGGGAATCCATCCCTGCGTTCGACCCCGTTTGCAGTGCTGCAAGATACATGGCACGCTCGCGCTCCACATCACCCTGAATGCCATAGATGGATGCGAGATTGATGCCGATGACCATGCGCATCTGGGCATCATCGGAGTCCTTGATTTGCTCATAGCAGGATTCGAGATAAGCGAGCGCATCGTCAAAGCGGCCAATCTGCAGGTAGATGTTCCCCAGATTGGCCTGCAATTTCACCAAGGAAGTAGTATCACCGAGCTGAGTGAGCAAATCGATGGCTGCTGTGTAGTGATTGATCGCTGTTTCCAGGTTGCCCTGAATGAAACCAACGTTGCCGAGCAAATTGTGAGCGGAGGCCATTTGGCGGACATCATCGATGCGTTTGGCGATGTTCAGGCCTGATTGGGCAGCAGAGGCGGCATCCTGATGATTTCCCAAGCGAAATTGAATCAAGCCCTTGAGAACCAATGCCTTGCATTTTTGGATATCGGTAAGGTCATGGGCCAGGCACTTTTCGGTCAGCTCCAGTGCTTGTTTAAAATCCCCTGCAAACAGAAGGGCTTTCCCGGCAGCGAGTAAGGTATGAATTTCCGCCTCAGTGGAAGGGTATTGCCAGTTCTCTGCAAGAAATGGGTCGAGAATCGCAAGGGCCTCGGATGGATTTTTATCTGCAAGCTGTTCGGCGTGATCCAGTACCTCCAAGTCCTGAGCGGCGGCCAGGGCAGCGCAAAGGGTCAACAGTAGACTGAAAGCGTTCCTGATGGAACAAATGGGTCGGGTAAATGCCATCCGGGAGATCTGATGCATTCCGAAAAGAAGTACACGATCATGGTCATTGCAACCTAGATTTGTGGGCGAAAGCGGAATTCTTTTTCAATGAAAGTGGTGCATGTTGAGGTGAAAACAGAAAGCATTGCTTTTGGATTGGGTTCACCCATACTCATGCGGGTATGAAGCAGCGAGATGAAGGAAGCGCGCGAATGAGTGACGAAGTCTCGGAGAGTGAAGCCAGCCAGCTCATCGAATGTTTCAAACATGATGCTCCCGCCATTCTTGCATTGCTGGAGCGGCAACTGAGCGTATTGCATACGCGTGGCCAGTTGGTCATCGGTTTTGGGTCGATTGTCATCACAACCACAGGTTTTTCGGGTCGAATGATAGCGGGAACTCATGCCACAGCACAAGTTTCCATCATTGTTGGACTCGTGCTTGTGCTTCTGTCTTGTATCTGGACGTTTCTCAAAGTGATGCGTGTCGAATGGGTCGTGAGTACCAGCCTTCAGTCGGATCTCTATCAAACGGTTCAGACGATTCTTCACTACCGCGATTCAAAAACCCGTGCTTACCGGATCGGGGGATACGGTGTTTTTGTTGGATTTGCGATCTACGTGGTGGCGATTGCAATCATGTTGCTAAACCCAGAACCCCTGACTGTCCCAGTGCGATAGCAGGGTGGGATACAGTTGTTTGTGTGAGAGCGTAAAGTAGCATTACCCGACATCATGTCATGGGCGATGTCGCGACACTGTTGCTCAATCGTAGTGGTAGCATCGATTGTTGCGCTGACCGAAAATACGGGCGGGCAACAGCATCAGGCTCCGAAACAACTCGAATAAGCCTTCAAAGACAATACCGACTACGCGAAACGGCAGGAGCATAAGCCAGATCAGGGGATAGAGCAGCAGTGCCAGTATTGCGACTGGCCACGCCAGCAAAAAGAGCAGGATCCAAAGCAGAAAATTGGTCATGGTTGAGATGTTGATTGAAGTGTTGCGAAATGTGTTGCGCTTTTTATTGCAAGGAACATGCCAGAAAAATTACGGATCGGGAGATTGTGTTGATTCCGGGCGAAAGCGGGATTTCTCCTGTTCGGATTATTAGGATTTCTGCGGTTTTGAAAGAAAATCGGGTCAAGGAATTTATGGGCAAATGCAGTTCCGATGCTGAAAGCGGGCCGAGGGGTTTGGTTATTTTGACGAAGATGCGGCGAAAAACACCAAGCCAGGTTGTTTTTATCGGTAGATGCCTCGCTGAGAATGCTTGTTGCCCGCAGATCAATGTTGTGAAGCCCGCTGCAAACGTGCCATGAAAAAACCCTGTCCACCCTGCGAATCGGGCAGCAGTGTTTGAGCTTGCTGCAGGTGGAAGTCTGGGAATGAGTTAAGGAAACTCGAAATTTGTTCGGTATTTTCCTCGTTGAGCAAGCTGCAGGTTGCATAGACCAGCGTTCCGCCGGGTTTCACGACCCAGGCGTGTCGGCGCAGCAGTTCGGCTTGTTCGTTTTGCAACTGATCGAGACGCTGTTGGGTAAGCGTGAATTTGATTTCGGGATGTCGACCGAGCGTTCCGGTGCCACTACAAGGTGCATCGATCAACACCAGATCAAACGAATCCCGCAAACGTTTCAGAGTTTTGGTCGACGTCTTCAGGCGGCTTTGCAGGCAGTGTACGCCAGCTCTTCGGGCACGCTCCTGCAGACGCTCAAGTTTCTGAGCAACAATATCCATCGCAATGATCTGTCCCCGATTTTGCATGAGTGCGGCGAGGTGCAGGCTTTTCCCCCCGGCACCTGCGCACCCGTCGAGCACGCGTTGACCCGGTTTCACCTGACAAAACGGGGCGACTTGTTGGGAGTGTTGATCCTGAATTTCGAACCACCCATTGCGAAACGCTTCGGTGTGATGGAGGTGAGTTTCACCCCTCATGCTGAGGGTTTCGGGACCCAGTTTTTGAACTGAGAATCCATTTGATTGCAGCGATTGCATCACGGCAGTTGGGGTGCTTTTGAGCGTATTGACGCGCAGCGTCGGGGGTTGGTGCTGGTTGAGTGCAGCCAGAATGGTCTTGAGTTCGTTCCCATGGGATGCCTGAAGGCGATCCCACAGAAAGGGTGAAAGGCTGTAAAAACGGGGAGGGTCGAGTTGTGCCTGGGCGAGGCGTTGTGTCCATCTGACGGGCCAGGATGCGGGGTCTTTGAGACAGGCATCGAGATCGGGCTTGAAGTCTGTAGTCACCTTTAGCAGGACATCGGCCAGGCTGGCATCCAGAGCAGGTTTTTGTTCTGCCAGAAAACACAGCAAATACCAATGCCGGAGCAGTGCTTTGGCGATAGGGAAGGTGGCAAGGATACGTGATCGGTGCTCCGGTGGTGCCTCAGCCATGAGCAGGGTGTGTGCGCCTTCAACGGTGGCAGATTGTGTAAAAACGGCGTGCAGCAGGGCTTGCAGCGAAGAAAGGTCATAGGAATCTGGGTCGATCGGGTGCACGCCTGAAATTTGTAACTCCGCATTCGCTGAGGCAACTCTGCATTCAGAAATACCCTCGATTCTGAACAGAACTCCGCATGCGCGGTTGTGCAGAAGGGACGCTTAGGACAGTTCGGATTGATCGCGATGCTGCCGGACGTTGCATGCATCGATTCCCATTGATATGCGGTTGCACTGTGCCCGGATTTGGGTGATGAATGCAGCATGTTGAGTGGTCAGGGATTGGGGAAAAAGGGGTTGAGCCATGTGCAGGAGAAATTCATGGAAGTTCCCGAAGACTGGGAAGCGTTGACGCCAATGCAGCGACTCGATCTGCTGGAGCGGGTTCGCAGTGCGTTTGACAGGCTTTCGAATCGGGAGATCTGGTTGCAGGCACTTGAGCAGCGTGTTCTTGCTTCGATGCACGCTCTACCGATTGCGGAGGCAAAACTTGTTTTCCGAGTGCTGGAGCACCTGGAGTCGGTCCGCCCGGAACTCGAATCAAGGCTGATACTGCAATTGCATGCCCCATTGGCATTGCTGGGACAGAAACTGGGAGTCCTGGGAGCTTGCGGCGGTGATCGATCCCTGAAGGCGCTGGAGGAACTGCGCAGCTCGGAGCTCTGGACGGAATGCTCATCGTTTGTACAAAAACAATGGCATAAGGCCATGGGGCGATTGCGCCGACGCCTCGCTTCTCCATCGGTCCTGGAGTTGGACAAATTGCCCTGGAATCGGAAAGTGCGCTGGGTGTTGCAATGCATTCCCGGCATGGAAGCGATGTTGGCCGACGAGATTGCTGAAAAACTGCCCTCAGAACTCATCGTGCAGCCATGGGAAACGATGAGCGGTGAGGTGTGGGTTCAGCCAGTTCGGCATGCCTTCACACTGCATTCGCTGTTGCAGTTGCGACTGTTTTCCGAAGCCCGCATGGTGCTCGTTCCACTGCTTGTCGGATTGCCGAAAGCGATGGAACCCATGCTAGAGGAAGTGGCGCAAGCATTGTCGGACAGTGCTCTTGCCAGTATCCCTGCAGCCTGCACCCAAGGACCGATACGGTTTGCGGTGCGAACTTCGGGCAAACAGCGTCCATCGGGGGCACAGCTGGCGAAGGCAGCGCGGAAGCTGGAGAAGTGCTTGAATGATTCGTCACTTGGGGAGAGGCAATGGATCAACGATCCTCGGGATGAGAATTGGGTGTTTCAACTGCATTGGACGGCAGCCGATCAATTGCTTCTGGGCTTGCAGATATCGGCAAAAGACTGGGACCTGCGGTTTGCCTATCGCATCGCGGACCTGCCGGCGGCTTCGCATCCGGTCGTTGCGGCACTCCTTGCGCGTGAAGCGTTGCCATTACTGTCGCAACGAGCTGAAGTGCTCGACCCATTTTGCGGATCTGCACTTGAACTCATCGAGTTGGGCCGTGCGCGTCCGGATCTTCGGCTCCGGGCGGGAGATGTGAGTGCGGATGCCCTGCGCATCGCGGCAATGCTTGCGGAGCGTGCACAGGTCACCCTTGAATCCATGGAGTGCAAGGATGTGCTGCAGTGGTCCCGTCAACAGGATCTGGATGCGGTTGTTACGAATCCTCCATTTGGGCGACGCGCAAAAAGTGCAGATATTGTTGAGTTATTGCAGTTATTTCTCAAAGCGATTCCGGGTTGGCTGAAACCTGGGGGAGTGCTGGTTTGGATTTCACCTCAGCCACGCCGAACAGCGGCAACATTGACGGAAGTCGGCATGCATCTCCTGATGCGACAAGCCATGGACCTGGGTGGTATTCGGGTCGAATTGCAGGTGGCGCAGAAGCGATAATCGTGAACTCAATGTTCGTGGATGAGCACTTGTGCCCAATGCAAGGCGGGTGGGAAAGGAGAGGGAAAGGTTCCTGTCAATAGGGGTGACCCAAGATTGAATTGCAACGCTAAGGAACATGGACAGAATGCGGGTATGGCCATCTTGAAAGGGTATCCCCGCATCTGCCAGCTGTTCTTGTGTTGTGTCTTTGTGAGTGCTGGAGCATTCGCGCAGGACTTGAATGAGCAGGATCGGCAGCGCATCCAAGAACTGACGTGGCAGGATCATCAAGCCATGCTGCGCATGCTCGGAATCGAGTCATTGCGACCGGGTCCATCGGGAGATCCCGATGCCCCGAATGCGGCAAATCAAAATGAACGCATGGCAGGGCCGTTTTCGGAGCTGCCGGACCCCCTTCGCTTTGACGATGGGCAGGTGGTGGATTCGCCTGCTGCATGGCGAGCAAGACGTGCTGAAATTGCTGAACATTTCGACCGTGAAGTCTATGGCAGAGTACCGGATGAAATTCCGGCGGTGACTTGGAAACTTGTGGGTACGGAGGACCGGACTCATGGGTCGGTGGCTGCCACCCAATTTCAATACACTGGTCAGATAGCATCTCCATCGGCTTCGGTGCCGGTGGATGCTGTGCTGGATCTGACATTGACCTTGCCAGTTGGCGAGAGTGAACAAGTTCCGGTGATACTCGCCTTCACATGGAGTGAGGCAATTCGGCAACGGTTCCCTGAACCCGAACCGGGATGGAAAGAGCAGGTTTTGGCCATGGGGTGGGGATGTGCGGAACTGATGCCGACAGAGCTTCAGGCTGATCATGGCGCAGGGTTGCAAGAGGGCGTCATTGGATTGCTCAACCAGGGAGAACGGCGGGATGCCGACGACTGGGGAGCACTCAGGGCATGGGCTTGGGGAGCCAGTCGGGTGCTGGATCTGATGGAAACCCTGCCTGCAATTGATGCGAAGCGGGTGGGAATTGAAGGACTTTCGCGATACGGAAAAGCGGCACTGGTGACGATGGCCTATGATGAACGCTTTGCAATTGCGTTGGTAGGATCGTCGGGCGCAGGAGGCGCCAAAATCCTGCGGCGTATTTTTGGGGAGCAAGTGGAGAACCTGGCATCAAGTTATGCGTATCACTGGTTTGCCCCGAATTTCATTCGGTACGCGGGACCCCTCTCTGTGGATGACCTTCCGGTCGATGCTCATCAGCTGATCGCGATGTGTGCGCCGCGCCCGGTTTTCATCAGCGTGGGTTCCCCTGACGTGGAGGGACAGTGGATTGACGCGCGCGGCATGTTTCTGGCTGCGGTGGAAGCGAGTCCGGTCTATGAATTCCTGGGTGCCCGAGGCTTGGAGACCGATGAGTTTCCCCTTCTGGGAACGGGCCTGCTCGACGGGGAATTGGCCTTCCGACAGCATGAAGGAGGACACACCGTTTACCCCAACTGGCCCTACTTTCTGGACTAGGCGAAGCGGTATTTTGAATCAGAAGCTTCTAATTGACCCACTGGAACCTGTTCTTTAGGGTGCATATTCCCTCGGAGTAATTTCAAGGCACAGCTTATTTTCCGTCATGCATTATCGAAAATTTGGACCTGAACGCATCAATGTATCTGAAGTCGGACTCGGCTGCTGGCAGCTTGGAGGGGATTGGACTCAGGTCAGTGACGATCAGGCCAATGACATCCTGAAAAACGCATTGGAGCAGGGTATCACCTTTTTTGACACTGCGGATGTGTATGGAGGAGGACGCAGTGAAACGCTGATCGGTGATTTTCTGAAGCAACACCGGACTGAGGTTTTTGTGGCGACAAAGGCTGGCCGCATGTCCATGTTTCCCGATCAATATTCTCGGGATGGGCTGCGCGAGTGCATAGAGGCATCCCTCCGCCGACTGCAGCGACCTGCACTCGATTTGCTACAACTGCACTGCATCCCATTCGAAGTCATGAAACAGGGCGATGTATGGGAGTGGCTTGAGGCGTTTCGCGAACAGGGCTTGATACGGCAATATGGAGCAAGTGTGGAAACCATGGAGGAGGCAGAGTGGTGCCTGGACCATGTGGAACGACTCGCTTCCCTGCAGATCATTTTCAATATTTTTCGACAGAAACCTCTGCAATCCGTCTTGGACAAGGCGGCCCATCAGCAGGTGGGGATTTTAGCAAGGCTGCCATTGGCCAGTGGCTTGCTCAGTGGGAAAATGAAACGGGAAACAAAGTTTGATCCTACGGATCATCGACACTATAATGCGGATGGTGCGGCATTTAACGTGGGCGAAACATTTGCGGGGTTGCCATTTGAAAAAGGAGTGGAGCTGGCTGCGGCCCTGGATGCTTACCGCGAACCGACGCTTCCGATGGCGATGTGGGCATTGCGGTGGATTTTGGATCACGCTGCGGTATCTGTCGTGATTCCCGGTGCATCGCGTGCAAAGCAGGTGGTATCCAATGCGATGGCTTCCTCTCTCCTGCCCTTGTCTGATGAGACTCATCGGGACTTGAGGGCATTTTATCAGGATCAGGTGCATGAGCACATTCGGGGTCCGTATTGAGGCGACGAATGTCAAAACAGATTGTGAGGGGGAACCGCCGTTATGCAGGATGCTGAACTCCATCACATGCTAAAGAGCATGGGACCTTACGGTTGAACTGAAAACTGAGTTTCTGCCGTGTGGCCCTACCAATTGGCCTCGGAATCGGTGGATTCAGAGTCGCCGGAAGTGGTGTTGAGTTCGGAGAGAGTGATTCGCTTCTCCGAGTGCTCAAGTGCATCGAGCAACAGCAGTGCTTCCTGCAGACTCAGCCGATCCGTGGATGGGGTGCCTGGGGAGGATTCCCGTGTTTTGGGAGCATCGGGCATCTTTGCCTGATCGGGGTCAGACCCCGATGCAGGTGGTTCCCGGTCGGACTCGGGGGCATCGGATTCGTCGCCGGACTGGGGGTTGGTCTCTGGGTCGGAGGGATCGGGTTCCGGTTGCGACTCCTCGGGAGAGGAGGATGGATTCTCCTGCTCTTGAGCTTGCAGCTCGGCAGCCAGTTTGTTGCGAAGCTCTCTACACCGCATCAGGTTTACCCGTCCTGCTTCTTTGTTGGGGTCGAGTTCGACGGTGTTCTCAAAAGCGACCACAGCCTGGTCGAGATAGTCCAGCATGCGAACCGTGTCGTCGGATGCGTAAAGTTTGCTCTGCTCGAAGAGAGTCACTCCGATATTGAACTCTGCCAAAGCCTGGAAATCCGGATCTTCGATGCTGAGTTGCACGGCCCGGTCGAAAGCCCGCAGGGCACTTTGGAACCGAAAGGAGTGGAAGTAGGCAATACCGAGGTTGTACTGAAAATCAGCTCGAGCTGGTTCGGTACTCAGCATGGCTTCGTAGGCAATGATGGCAGATTCGTATTCGCCAGCCAACAGGGATTGGTAGGCGTCTTCTGCAGAAGTGCGAATCGTAGCTGTAGCGATATTTGAAAGCGTCAGCAGCATGCAAAGCATGTAAGAAATGCGTAGCGATTTCATCAGTGAATGGCGGTTTTCAAAAAAGGATGGGTGATGTTGGTTCGGGAGCGAAATCAGTGTGAGCGGGAAGCGGATGCTGTGTTTTCGTTGCGTCGTGTGCCGATCGAAAATTCCAGACACAAGAGCAAAAAAGCTGCAAGCAGAGGGACCTGGTAATAGTCAACGGGGATTCTGCGCTCTTCAATTTCGGCGTCACTTGGCTGTTCGGCTTGGGGAAACAGCCAGTTGTCGAGGTGGCGTATGGAGTAGTTTTCGGATTGAAAATGAAGGGAATCCCCTCGGAGTTGGGATGCGATGCGCTGAAGCAGCTCCGGGTTTGCGCGCGAGAAAACAACATTGCCGCGATTGTCAAAGAAGTAGGGT
The DNA window shown above is from Puniceicoccaceae bacterium and carries:
- a CDS encoding tetratricopeptide repeat protein produces the protein MKSLRISYMLCMLLTLSNIATATIRTSAEDAYQSLLAGEYESAIIAYEAMLSTEPARADFQYNLGIAYFHSFRFQSALRAFDRAVQLSIEDPDFQALAEFNIGVTLFEQSKLYASDDTVRMLDYLDQAVVAFENTVELDPNKEAGRVNLMRCRELRNKLAAELQAQEQENPSSSPEESQPEPDPSDPETNPQSGDESDAPESDREPPASGSDPDQAKMPDAPKTRESSPGTPSTDRLSLQEALLLLDALEHSEKRITLSELNTTSGDSESTDSEANW
- a CDS encoding aldo/keto reductase — protein: MHYRKFGPERINVSEVGLGCWQLGGDWTQVSDDQANDILKNALEQGITFFDTADVYGGGRSETLIGDFLKQHRTEVFVATKAGRMSMFPDQYSRDGLRECIEASLRRLQRPALDLLQLHCIPFEVMKQGDVWEWLEAFREQGLIRQYGASVETMEEAEWCLDHVERLASLQIIFNIFRQKPLQSVLDKAAHQQVGILARLPLASGLLSGKMKRETKFDPTDHRHYNADGAAFNVGETFAGLPFEKGVELAAALDAYREPTLPMAMWALRWILDHAAVSVVIPGASRAKQVVSNAMASSLLPLSDETHRDLRAFYQDQVHEHIRGPY
- a CDS encoding acetylxylan esterase: MAILKGYPRICQLFLCCVFVSAGAFAQDLNEQDRQRIQELTWQDHQAMLRMLGIESLRPGPSGDPDAPNAANQNERMAGPFSELPDPLRFDDGQVVDSPAAWRARRAEIAEHFDREVYGRVPDEIPAVTWKLVGTEDRTHGSVAATQFQYTGQIASPSASVPVDAVLDLTLTLPVGESEQVPVILAFTWSEAIRQRFPEPEPGWKEQVLAMGWGCAELMPTELQADHGAGLQEGVIGLLNQGERRDADDWGALRAWAWGASRVLDLMETLPAIDAKRVGIEGLSRYGKAALVTMAYDERFAIALVGSSGAGGAKILRRIFGEQVENLASSYAYHWFAPNFIRYAGPLSVDDLPVDAHQLIAMCAPRPVFISVGSPDVEGQWIDARGMFLAAVEASPVYEFLGARGLETDEFPLLGTGLLDGELAFRQHEGGHTVYPNWPYFLD